DNA sequence from the Paenibacillus physcomitrellae genome:
AGCTGATTACGATCCGGAATGACCGTTTTGTTATTCCGGTTAAAGCGGAATACCGTTCTTATTTCGGCGGGATTGTTCACGATCAGTCCGGATCTGGAGCTACTTTGTTTATCGAACCGGAGTCGATCGTAGCCATGAATAACAAGCTGCGGGAAACAAGACTGGCCGAGGAACGCGAAATCGAGGTCATTTTGCAAAAGCTGACCGCGCTCGTGGGTGAGCAGTCCGAGCTTTTATTTTACGATTGCGAAGTGCTGGCGGAGCTCGATTTTATTTTTGCCAAAGCCAAACTGGCCCGTGAAATGAAAGCAACTCTGCCGTTGATGAATGACCGCGGATTTTTGAAGCTCAAGAAAGGTCGTCATCCGCTGATTGCCGCTGATAAAGTGGTTCCGCTTGATGTGGAGCTTGGCAATCAATACACGTCCATAATCGTGACTGGACCCAATACGGGCGGTAAGACGGTATCTCTGAAGACGATCGGTCTGCTCAGCCTGATGGCCATGTCCGGGTTGTTTATTCCGGCCGAAGATGGAAGCCAGCTGTGTGTCTTTGATGCGATTTATGCGGATATCGGGGACGAGCAAAGCATCGAGCAGAATTTGAGTACGTTCTCCAGCCACATGACGAACATCATTAATATTTTAAATGAGATGTCTTCAAAAAGTCTGGTTCTGCTGGATGAGCTGGGTGCAGGTACTGACCCTGCAGAAGGGTCTGCACTTGCGATCGCCATTCTGGATTATATCCATTCCTTGGGCTGCCGTATGGTAGCAACGACCCACTACAGTGAGCTGAAAGCTTATGCTTATGAACGCAAAGGCGTTATTAACGCCAGCATGGAGTTTGATGTGAACACGCTGAGTCCGACTTACCGTCTTCTGATCGGTGTGCCGGGCCGAAGCAACGCTTTTGCGATTGCCGAACGTCTCGGATTGTCATCCTCCATCCTGGATTTCGCCCGAGGCGAAGTGAAAGAAGACGACCTGCGGGTAGAGAACATGATTGCTTCACTCGAGCAGAACCGGCTCAGTGCCGAGCGTGAACGGGAGAAAGCCGAGAAGCTGCGGGCGGAAATGGAAGAGCTGCGTCGGAAATATGAGCAGGATCTTGAGAAATTCGAAGAGCAGCGGGATAAGCGAATCGAGAAAGCGGAAACCGAAGCCAGAGCAATCGTGGAGAAAGCCCGCGATGAAGCGCAGAAAATCATTGAGGACCTGCGTAAGCT
Encoded proteins:
- a CDS encoding endonuclease MutS2, translated to MNPKVLKTMEYHKIIDALVHFTGTELGRDLAKELEPSTDLDKVKQLLKATDEAFKVDRLKGAPPFGGIINMVPAAKRARIGGTLSPHELHGIASTLYGARRVKRHLAALHEDEPIPMLFQLTEDLSDQKALEDAIKRCIDDNAEVLDTASPALAQIRRELRGGEGRIREKLDTMIRSSNVSKMLQDQLITIRNDRFVIPVKAEYRSYFGGIVHDQSGSGATLFIEPESIVAMNNKLRETRLAEEREIEVILQKLTALVGEQSELLFYDCEVLAELDFIFAKAKLAREMKATLPLMNDRGFLKLKKGRHPLIAADKVVPLDVELGNQYTSIIVTGPNTGGKTVSLKTIGLLSLMAMSGLFIPAEDGSQLCVFDAIYADIGDEQSIEQNLSTFSSHMTNIINILNEMSSKSLVLLDELGAGTDPAEGSALAIAILDYIHSLGCRMVATTHYSELKAYAYERKGVINASMEFDVNTLSPTYRLLIGVPGRSNAFAIAERLGLSSSILDFARGEVKEDDLRVENMIASLEQNRLSAEREREKAEKLRAEMEELRRKYEQDLEKFEEQRDKRIEKAETEARAIVEKARDEAQKIIEDLRKLALEEGASVKEHKLIAARKALDEAAPAQRKKAPAVRKALKQRQIGPGDEVRVYSLNQKGHVVELAGKEAVVQLGIMKMKVSLDDLELVQQEQAAKTPQRTVTNVKRTKDDSVRTELDLRGANLEEALIEVDRFLDEAFLANLGQVYIIHGKGTGVLRNGMQEYLRRHKHIKSYRLGNYGEGGSGVTVAELK